A section of the Epinephelus moara isolate mb chromosome 3, YSFRI_EMoa_1.0, whole genome shotgun sequence genome encodes:
- the LOC126384729 gene encoding galactosylgalactosylxylosylprotein 3-beta-glucuronosyltransferase 1-like isoform X3, translating to MPKRRDIVTIVLIVLPWMLLITVWRQSTITPLLATRKDDRRDGRSNSRNTFALKEYCPLHRDITEVVRTKYVYSRPLPWSDILPTIHIITPTYSRPVQKAELTRLSNTLLHVPNLHWILVEDSQRRSTMVSRLLLETGLNYTHLNVETPRNYKVRGDTRDPRIPRGTLQRNLALRWLRDKFSVNRSQPGIVYFADDDNTYSLELFEEMRFTKKASVWPVAFVGGLRYESPKVNTLGKVYGWKTVFDPHRPFAIDMAGFAVNLHLILSKPQAYFKLSGVKGGYQESSLLKELVTLSDLEPKAANCTKVLVWHTRTEKPVLVNEGKKGFTDSNVEI from the exons ATGCCGAAGAGACGAGACATTGTCACTATTGTATTGATTGTGTTGCCTTGGATGCTGCTCATCACTGTTTGGCGCCAGAGCACCATCACTCCTCTGCTTGCTACTCGAAAGG ATGACAGACGTGATGGTCGTTCCAACTCCAGGAATACTTTTGCTCTCAAGGAGTACTGCCCACTTCACCGGGACATCACGGAGGTGGTGCGCACTAAGTATGTCTACAGCAGGCCTCTGCCCTGGTCTGACATCCTACCTACCATCCACATCATCACTCCCACCTACAGCCGTCCAGTACAGAAGGCAGAGCTGACACGTCTATCCAACACCTTGCTGCACGTACCCAACCTGCACTGGATCCTGGTGGAGGACTCCCAGAGGAGGAGCACTATGGTCAGCCGTCTCCTCCTGGAAACAGGACTCAACTACACCCACCTTAATGTAGAGACGCCCCGGAACTATAAAGTACGCGGGGACACTAGGGACCCCCGAATACCTCGGGGTACCCTACAGAGGAACCTAGCCCTGCGGTGGCTCCGGGATAAATTTAGTGTAAACAGAAGCCAGCCCGGGATTGTCTACTTTGCAGACGATGACAACACATACAGTCTAGAGCTGTTTGAGGAG ATGCGTTTCACCAAAAAAGCGTCAGTGTGGCCTGTAGCCTTTGTGGGTGGCCTACGATATGAGTCCCCTAAAGTAAACACCTTGGGCAAGGTGTACGGTTGGAAAACTGTATTTGACCCACACCGACCCTTTGCCATAGACATGGCTGGGTTTGCAGTGAACCTGCACCTTATTCTGTCTAAACCTCAGGCTTATTTCAAGTTAAGTGGTGTGAAGGGAGGTTATCAGGAGAGCAGTTTATTAAAGGAGCTAGTAACGCTCAGTGATTTGGAGCCTAAAGCTGCTAACTGCACCAAG GTATTAGTATGGCACACACGGACAGAGAAGCCTGTGCTAGTAAATGAGGGCAAGAAGGGATTTACTGACTCTAATGTGGAGATATGA
- the LOC126384729 gene encoding galactosylgalactosylxylosylprotein 3-beta-glucuronosyltransferase 1-like isoform X2: protein MPKRRDIVTIVLIVLPWMLLITVWRQSTITPLLATRKGKARRDDRRDGRSNSRNTFALKEYCPLHRDITEVVRTKYVYSRPLPWSDILPTIHIITPTYSRPVQKAELTRLSNTLLHVPNLHWILVEDSQRRSTMVSRLLLETGLNYTHLNVETPRNYKVRGDTRDPRIPRGTLQRNLALRWLRDKFSVNRSQPGIVYFADDDNTYSLELFEEMRFTKKASVWPVAFVGGLRYESPKVNTLGKVYGWKTVFDPHRPFAIDMAGFAVNLHLILSKPQAYFKLSGVKGGYQESSLLKELVTLSDLEPKAANCTKVLVWHTRTEKPVLVNEGKKGFTDSNVEI, encoded by the exons ATGCCGAAGAGACGAGACATTGTCACTATTGTATTGATTGTGTTGCCTTGGATGCTGCTCATCACTGTTTGGCGCCAGAGCACCATCACTCCTCTGCTTGCTACTCGAAAGGGTAAGGCTAGAAGAG ATGACAGACGTGATGGTCGTTCCAACTCCAGGAATACTTTTGCTCTCAAGGAGTACTGCCCACTTCACCGGGACATCACGGAGGTGGTGCGCACTAAGTATGTCTACAGCAGGCCTCTGCCCTGGTCTGACATCCTACCTACCATCCACATCATCACTCCCACCTACAGCCGTCCAGTACAGAAGGCAGAGCTGACACGTCTATCCAACACCTTGCTGCACGTACCCAACCTGCACTGGATCCTGGTGGAGGACTCCCAGAGGAGGAGCACTATGGTCAGCCGTCTCCTCCTGGAAACAGGACTCAACTACACCCACCTTAATGTAGAGACGCCCCGGAACTATAAAGTACGCGGGGACACTAGGGACCCCCGAATACCTCGGGGTACCCTACAGAGGAACCTAGCCCTGCGGTGGCTCCGGGATAAATTTAGTGTAAACAGAAGCCAGCCCGGGATTGTCTACTTTGCAGACGATGACAACACATACAGTCTAGAGCTGTTTGAGGAG ATGCGTTTCACCAAAAAAGCGTCAGTGTGGCCTGTAGCCTTTGTGGGTGGCCTACGATATGAGTCCCCTAAAGTAAACACCTTGGGCAAGGTGTACGGTTGGAAAACTGTATTTGACCCACACCGACCCTTTGCCATAGACATGGCTGGGTTTGCAGTGAACCTGCACCTTATTCTGTCTAAACCTCAGGCTTATTTCAAGTTAAGTGGTGTGAAGGGAGGTTATCAGGAGAGCAGTTTATTAAAGGAGCTAGTAACGCTCAGTGATTTGGAGCCTAAAGCTGCTAACTGCACCAAG GTATTAGTATGGCACACACGGACAGAGAAGCCTGTGCTAGTAAATGAGGGCAAGAAGGGATTTACTGACTCTAATGTGGAGATATGA